The DNA region AAAGGCGAAACTGTCCGCGCTAAAATATTCTTTCCTGCAGATAACTGCTGTAAGTTAGAATGTTTTAAGGTAATAGGTCCAGAAATCCAAACGGATATACACAATAAATTTTATGGTCTTGCCAATTTCGACGCGCAGACTGGATATATATTTTCGCAAGTCAAAGTTAAGCCAGTTGCTCGTCATTACTCCTCAACTGCTGCCAGTTCTACTAACAAATCGAAATATTTGACGAGGGAATATTATTTACCTAACAGCGAAGGAAGTGACGTAAGAATTTGCAAAAATTTCttcaagaaaattttaatgGTATCAGACGGTAAAATTGATAGAAccctaaaaaaaaactaatttaaTGGTACCTAAGGATCAACGAGGTCGTCACCCTCCTGCGAATAAAACCcccgtagaaaaaattgaaagtgtTTGTGACTTCATCAGATCATTTCCAACATATATTTCTCATTACTCGAGGAATAAGACGGATAGAAAATACCTTAGTCCTGACTTGAATATTAGAATTCTGTATACTGAGTATAAGAAAAAAACTGCTAATCCTGTGTCAGAATTCAAGTTTCGCGATGTGTTCAACACTAAATTTGATCTTCATTTTCACCCACCTATTGTAGACTCCTGTAAGACGTGTGACTctctacaaaataaaataaaatatgaagTTGATGAAGGAAAAAAACAACAACTAAATTTTCAACTAGAACTTCATCAGCGCAAAGCACAACAACTACGAGATGCTATGAATAAAGATGCGGGAATTTCAAAAGACGAAGTTACAGTTATAGCTTTCGACCTGATGAAAACATTGCCTACGCCTGTTATCTCCACCGGTATAACATATTATAAGAGGCAATTATGGACCTACTGTTTGGGAGTCCACAACTTGCAGAGTACTGAAGCTACAATGTTTGTATGGGATGAATCTATAGCATCTCGTGGTGCTCAAGAAATAGGATCATGCCTGATGAATTATATAAGACACAACGTGAAGACCAAAAAAGTTATAATGTATTCTGACGGTTTCGGTGGTCAGAACAGAAATATTAAGATGGCTCTTATTTGCCAATACATGGCTCAATCACAGGAATTTGAGGTAGACGAAATTCAGCACAACTTTTTGGTTAGCGGCCATTCGTTTCTTGTGTGTGACAGAGATTTTGGtgtcattgaaaaaaataaaaaattctttccGAATATTTATGTCCCCAATGATTGGGTGAATGTCATCACTGGagcgaagaaaaaaaatcctttTAAAGTAGTTTTGATGAAGAAGGAGATGTTTTATTCTACAGTCAACTTAGAGAAATCGATTACGAACAGAAAGATAAGTTCAGATGCTTGAAAAGTTGAATGGTTGAAAATTCACTCGATTGTAATAAAAAAAGAGGATCCATTTATAATTTACTTCAAATATGGAATAAGCGAAGTTCAACCATTACAACAATTCGATATTCAAAAAAGAAACGCTTCGAAATATTGCTTCCAAGGACCTCTGCCTTTATTATACCCTAATGGAAACAGTGTGACTGCTGCAAAAAAGAAAGATCTTCTACagttaattgaatttattccgccaatttttcacaattttttcactCTTTGAGATGTTCGTCAGCAGCACGGGACGAAATTTCCATAGTGGTCAAAAATGATGATGATGTGAATCCTCTGGTTGATAAAActtatgtataatttttttttcaaaataagatACATTTTCCTGTAAAATCCGTTCGTTCCTATTTTTGTGTCATTTTTCTCAGAAGAATGttaattttgtaataaaaaattttaaaatctgctttttttttgttatgacccaatatgaaaaaatttaaaaatatcagAACCAATGCGGACCAACCCACATTATTTCCATTTCATTTGAAGATTTCATGTTATTTTTTCACTTGCAGCGAAAAACATCCCACCACAAGTATTCTGACAAGAATTGGATCGTAATAGAGCATtctcaaatatttgaaaaaatcttaaaaaatcattatttttgcaaaccTTTTTATCTCCATTCGTATCAGCAATGGGATGGTCCGCTCTGGTTCTCAGCGCCTGAATTGTGAAAACAATTTATGTCAAGCTTTAGGTAATTTTGGGGATTTCATTCAAAAGTTTGCTATTGACAATTACTAAATTGAAGATGATATATCACTTTGCTTCTGATATCACTGATGATGCAGATGATATCACCGAGATGAATTATGCCACTCCTCACGTAGCGGGATACATTTGGAAGGAATTGGATATAAAAAATTGTGATAATTGTAAAACAAATTCAGTTTCCAACGAATTGTCTAATGGATATTGATATGTGTCGTTTaaagaatatgatgaaaaaactaGATTAAACTATGCACATGAAAAGTTGATCAAATTAGTTGATATTTTACATAAgaaattgaattcattattaCATCATTATCATCATATAAGTAGACTAGAAGATAAGTTCACCGAATCATTCACTAGCGAAAGTgaagaattcaaattttgtagtACACATGATGTCAATAAAGAAATAGTAAAAACTTATTATATTTTAAATTAACCATTTTCAAATATATCAGAAAAAAGAATCATCACAATAAATTCATGAGTACTGGCCATtataaaaacagaaaattttctACCTTTTCCGAATATTCATATCAAATTCCAATATTCCTACCTACatctataatgaatattttcaacaacaaaTCGAAACACCCAAAAAAGTCAACTACGTTCACCcaggaaattttattttcctgaaagataagCAGGCAAGGGGAAAAACCTCGTTAGTATGTAGAGACACAATCTGCTCTGCCAGAATCATTATGCAGGAGGGTCAACCTTTAATTTTGAGGTGATTTTTCCCGGATAATAATCATATTATAttctttataataataataacaatttctGCAAAATTTATCTATGAAATGAGAGGTGGATAAATGATTGAATTTTCCTATCGAATAAAGTTATGGACAAAGATGAGGATCACCAAGTAGCACTTTGAAATCTATTCCTAACAATTTTAATACTTCAACAACATATAATTTTATAGCAAAGCATAACCATGTTCCAGATCTTGTTATGCTACAAGATATCAGAACAAAACAGATTTTGGTATTCCGGAGTAAGGGTGAATCTCTtaaggtcagttcatattatccgtccgtctcagttcagttcagctcagtcaaaatatcttttaatgtgttttatatggactaattcatactatccgtctccgacccttcagcacctatcggcacgcttacgaccgtccgacggtattcttccagagaatattttgcggatgggctgaagggcgtggttggactgaatgggactgaacgtataatatgaataagcaaccgctcagttcagctcagtcaatcgagggttttcctttgttgtgaaagcttctttgaactttttttttgtattaaattactgcgaaatttttcacagtatacaggatgattcataactattgggacataggctgagggcagattgtttggaccaaaatatggcgataggaccaaatataccttaatgaaatattgctgtgcaaaaaagatagaggtcgttaaagttgatttttttttcgttttttgctaataagttcactgtatattttttatttccgtttttaagaaaaacacaattgaacagttcagagcatcggaaggggatttgaagtaacggcttatttattttatttatttatttcgacgataaagcatgaTTATgctttattttaaatttaaaacaatgtaacataaaaagaataaacttaaattaaattttctacgtgtcctccccctacttctatgccttttctaattctttcaataaaggactttcgaactttgaagaaaatattattctgtcccctcataaagaattcaactttaacgcccccTATCTTTTTCCacggcaatattttattgagctatatttggtcctatcgccatattttggtccaaacaatctgccctcatCCCATTTCCCAATATGAATTACACTGTATAATAGAAATGATATCCTGTTCATTCTAAAATAGCCATGATGTGTGGACCAATTTCttttataatgtccaatattcaccttcaactttcctcttttcaaattttggttAGACACCCAATCTTTTTACCGACATTTAGTTCTtcttcatcttcgtctaacaataatgcaaaagcACATCATTCATTCAGGCGTAATTGCAGCAATTTCATTTTCAGCAGAAGTTAAAGGGTTTACGTCCTATGAGATAGGGCACGTAAGggaaacaacgaaaataataatactcataatttaacaataattttagggtccttcttgtactcttttgatcaaaatgaaaggcttcatgtgtcaagtgctggtcgattcgaatgcaaccgaatattcacgacacacgaagcggaaggtgactgagacgatcgtgactgataatatgaacgcaacctccgtcaactgctaatgatccttccgccggcctgaactgagcggaacgtataatatgaatcgaccttTACTCTACTGCAAATCTACATGGAAGAGGGGGTTAGGCATGATGAGGCTTCACTGAGACTACCCAATGGGTTCAACCCTGTGAAGGCTATGATGCAACGAGGACGAAGAAAGTTCAACCGCCTATTCCTGTATCATTGGAAGATGCAGCTGTACGTTAAGCCAATCCATCGTAAATCAATATTCTTCAGACTTTTTTTATTCACTTCATCTgttttctagaaaaaaaattgaactgcatATTTCATTCGCGATTATGTTTCAGTTATCGGAAGTACTTTGTTGAATTAGGGCCTCAACAGAAAACCTTCTTTGCTGGGTTTAGAGATGGGTGCCTCTTCTTCGTTTCCGTGGCATCTTGAATGAGGCAATTGATGTGAATAATCTATACCTGAACATGGACGGCACACGCAAAATTGTACCCAGAGCAGGTGGAGCACGTTAGTTGTTCATAGTCCACTGGATGAAGGATCGAAGGATCACAGAGTATAATCCCTTGATTATTGTTTCGTTTggcatttcttttttttttttttttttcattggggGCATATCCAGTGGTGTTTTGCCCCATGCCGAACCGGACTAGGCAGACCTACATTGGGGTACCTACTGCACTTTACTAGACAGCTGTTTGGTACCTCCTTTGTCCTCTCTGTCCTGTGCGATTATAAGCTGGCCCTGAGACAAGCATTTTTAGAAGTTTTTAATGGAATTTCCTTGAGAGGCTGCTGGTTTCACTTTGCCAAAAATGTTTTCATGAAACCCTGCTGATAAACCATGAACTCCTGTTGATGAACATCTTGCACTGAATCCTGGTGATTATAACAAATCTTGTTTTATGTTTGATATCACTGAAGCCGAGAAGTGAAGGCTGCTAAAAAATGAAAGCTTACGTCATCAAGTGGCCATAACTTTTTTCAAGCGATGTATTGAACATTTGTCAAACCTGTTTGTAATGGGTATCTTTCGTGAGGCATTGGTGATCTCGTCTTTCACtaataattttgagaaaattcttgcagttttttcttgaacttcAGAACCCTTAGTGGCTGTCAGAATGGTTTTCTCGAATCAAGAAGTTCCGAAACAGCACTTTTCAGCTTCATTCGGGCGATTATGAAGGCTTTGGAGTGTGGGGATATTCCAACTGGTTTTTTGTCGACTTTTCGAAGGCCTTCGACTTTGTCTCGAACACTCAACCATATTGAGGAAGATCGAGAAGTGTGGGAGTCGAAACGAACAACTGAGACTTGTTCAATCATATCTAGAAACAGGGCGCAGAGAGTTGCAATGACGGTTGATGGTGTCATTTATCTATCGTCCTCAGTGCTGATGGACACAGGGATTCCATCAGGTAGCATCTTGCGACCGCTCCTATTTCTAGTGTTTTAACGGTTTCGTGGTAGATACCGTTGTCTTTAGTTCTTTTGCCTAGTGAGTATTTCGAAACGATGACTTCGACGCTACCAATAATGACAACTTGATACGACTTTTTGCTTTAGGGTCTGTTACCTTGGATTGACCAATCGAAACGCACAACACTGCTCATTGGTGTTCTCTTTGCTGATTTCATTGATGTTCTCTTTCAGCCTAAATTTTGTTAAGTTTTCTGATTTAACCAGTCGACTTTCTCAAGCATGTCCTATAACaccaaattcattttcattttgtagCGATTAGATCATTACTTTAATGCCATCTATCTGCTTTTTTGTCTTCAGCAGCTGGCCTGAATTGATAATTGATCAGAACGTTTCATATTTTTCCTTTAATCAAGTTAGTTGTAGTATTTGAATAACCTCATTGTAGTTCCATGGGGTGACTGGTTTAAAAGTGTTCGGACAACTTGAGAAGGGCCTACCTTACATTTGGAAAGTTGTTTGATTGCTCCCTTGACTTTCAGCAAACTCTGCAAGTGAAGGAACGAAGAATATTCCTTCAACCTCTTTAGCATGACCACATAACACATTTGTTAGAGCACCCTTAGATGAACAATTCGTGAATGCATCCTATGTAGGCATTCCATATCAGAGAACACTATTTCCGTGACCTGTAATTTACACCTATAACTTGCACCTTGGTGGAGGTGGAGGCTTTAGAAACCGTAGAATCATAGACAAAGGAAGAAAAGACGCGCTTTCAGTTTTCAGCATTGGTAAGTCATGTTGTCGTCATAGTTTTGTAATGTATTTTTAATAAATTTAACACTTTTGATGTGTTTTAAATGCATCATACGAGGGTTTGTTCTCTGCAGTGAATACATAATTTCTGCATCAATTATATCAACAAGTTTGATTCATGTATAATAATACATGAATCAAACTAATAATCTAATAAGATTATAAACATCTTTCTTTGGGTTGAGACACACATTTTTTGTAACAATTTaatttaaatatgaattttgtggtGCAATCGCGGAGTCTAGAAGTGGAAGGGGGCCTTGATACAAGATACAACTTCAGTCATCCATTAGGTTTACGTGAAAGGTAAGTATAGTTTAAGGGTAGCATTAATTCTGTGCACCTATTGTTATAATCGATTAGTACggcatcattaaaatttcaattttcatgttGCATCCCAAACTGTGCTAACATAAATTACAAGGGGTCTAAAACTAACAACCACTTTTTTCGATGTCCTCCAAGTAGAATTTCAGAATGGGATAATGCAATTAAATCAGTTCATTCTAATTGTATTTTCAATAAGAATAGTAGAATATGTGAGGATCATTtcagtttgaaaaatttttacaatACATTTAAATCTAGACTTCTTCCTTTAGCTCTACcggattttccaaatttttcaccGCATTCAGATCAGGACAATTTAATTATCGACAATTATTTTGAAGTTGGAGGTTCGAAATCATCTAGTGCTTGGAGAAGATTAGATTTTCCAAATTTAAATAACAACACTTTTCCAAGTACTAGTTCATCAGACATACACTCAAATTCTTCCAGTACAGTGACTGCTTTCTGTTTTGTGAAAAAGAGGTCAGGCAttttaaataatataaatatcgAGAGTATGAATCAGTTATCACATAGAGAAACATATTTTTATGATATTACTAAAAACCAAAAAGAGCAGTTGTCTAGATTGAAAAAAACCATTGAAACGTCCAAACACATAAGGTAAAATTAGTTGAGAAGATCAgttcttcaaaaaaatttttacaacTCAAGCAATCAATTAGTAGTAAGTAGTAAAGGGGGTTCAATTTATTCTTCTCAATTCAGAAATGCTAAACAAAAGAAACATGGGGTGCGTTGAACACCCGAAGACAAAGTTTTTGCATTAGCATAAACGAGGTCTGCGTTACTACAAAtttcatgggcgcccgcaggtgGAGGCCAGGGAGGGCCATGGTAGGGAtgggcgaaaaatatcgatatatcgaattatagatattttttttgaaaataatcgataaatatcgtcgatattccgaattccgatactatcgatatttatttcgatgtatcaaatttcgatatttttccatgTGTCGCACATCGTTGATCTGATGTGTTTTGTGTGTAGTATAACGACTACGACAATGAGTGGTGTATTGGGTTGACttcgtaataataataataggagCAGATTGACAGGGGAACACATCAAACAGAGGGTACTCCTTTTGTCAATACCAGACGAATACTGGTTTCAATAAAATAGTtttgtattttgaataataaaaatattaacaATTCCAAATCTGTGCTTCATTCCGAATGCTCATGGTTAACCACAAATTTTGTATATATCGTCGAACCgatatattcaaataataaaaatattgataatacTTCCAAATCTGTGTTTCTTTCCGTATAATCTAAtacatatatcgatattttttcacgatatatatcgatactgtcgagaaatatcgatacaatatatatcgatattttttttacgtttgccCATCCCTAGGCCATGGCctcccctgagattctgatcgccttattgtttttcagcacaacaccttcaatattatcttttttttgtgaaacaatTGGTCAGCTAGATATAAATCTTTGCGAGTTTTcgctgaaaactttgaaactatattcaaaaagaaatttcaatgaattcttcaacaacaaaaagagctgcTCAATTATGGGCTGCAATAAACTGTTTCACTTTTGTGGTTTGTTTAACGGTAGcaagtaaatattcaaatatattggaaccaatagcaaatacactacaaggtgtttttatcaatttttttatcaatgGTCAACGCCACATAAATTTAattatagatatatgtggaaaacatcgttccgatgatgcatgcttcacagaaattttttccaaagcatcatctattgctcagagtctcaatatagagattggaaaaccacgaatttgcggtagacaaatgtacagatctaattatgaagcatcttcagctgaagattacttcaagaaatctatattcatccaatatttatatcatctgatttcagcccttgaaacgagattctcaaaagaatattcttcttctttcttgttcaatattttgcccaagaattcaaaattactaGATATTGAATCTTTTGCATCTAAGGTCGGCcatatttataacattgaagattttatggagctcaatgcagccgttcggtcttgacgatcatttaattgattccatctttttggaaatttttcggtagtcaccgttagagtaatttttctctcaataaatctaagcgtagatggaaatgtgatacatattctgaaagagcaactcctctagttaaaaatctgaaattttatggagctctaTGCATCCGTTCGGTCtcgacgatcatttaattgattccatctttttggaaatttctcgttagtcaccgttagagaaatttttctttcaataaaactaaccgtagatgatattttgcttTGCCCCCTctaagaaaaatttctgcgggcgcccatgacaGATTTTTACGATTGCCAAGTAAATCAACGTTAAATACCGTTTTAAGTTCCTTTTCTTTTGATACTGGCATCAATAAACAAATTTTTAAGAAATCATctgtcaaattttcaaaattaaaaacccTCCATAAATTTTGTTGTTTGATGGTCGATGAAATGTCTTTATCTCACGACTTACATTATGACCATGCCTTAAGTAAAGTAGTAGGACATGTAGATTAAGGTTCAAATATTGGACGATTCAAAGAAATCACAAATTATACTTTAGTGTTTAAGATTTCCGGGCTTCATAAGCCTTGGAAACAGCCAATAGCCTACTATTTTACTAAAGATCAGATAAAGACAACTCATCTCAAAATTCTTATTGAAGAAGTCATAGTTGCTCTGCAGGAAATTCCTCTTCGGGCGATTTGTACAGCTTGTGATCAAGGCACTACCAATGCAGCTGCCATTAAACAGTTGATCGATGAATGCCATACTAATCAACCAGGACCTTACTTCATTGTAAATGATCAAAAAGTTGTTGTGTTACATGATCCTCCACATTTATTGAGAAACACACGTAATGCCTTAAAGTCTTATAATATCAAATTTGCGGAGAACAAAACTGCCGAATGTGAgcatattattattacattgtcaagcaaagattatagagtagaaagataggaaacgaagcgactaaagtgatgtgagcgccatctgtgtttcgaaTGTGTTTTCAAGGCtttaagactggttaaaattttaattcgagggacgtatgaaattttgcgagatgtcagagtcatatgtccatgttgatcaaacaggttttgaatgttttgattctcgtatccatagacaacctcgtatggccttttgtttttcaagcccgttctagttactgattattgaaatttttgtctaatttcttggcgaaaacctataaatatcgttcgaaaattattgtatggtgaagaactgtggatcaaataaaacgaatttcaaaggaaaatgggaatgtaagtattaaaactggtaacatgtgactcggtcattcattgattcttattttcagtgctacgaagtggataaaattttcagggcgtaaagaccTGCAAaaactactgactacaccatgtgcaatgaacattttactgcaagtggattgagaactgttcatccacgtaaattggtTCATAACAATTTCTGATAtgtattgtacaaattcaactcagtttcttAATTCacaacgttttcacagaaaaaaacgcctttgacgtacctatagcagagaaccatatactcttgtatcctagtcaaagctctattcgttgtccataatttcaaatttttgtaaattgtttatagattgcaaataaaaatttaacacATCCagcagcgtatttcattgataccaatcgattccaaacaatgttcagatgaaaattaacatccaggtcacaaaacaaaaacatCCTTTTGTTTCCTGGCCTCAACAaggtcgatattgaaattcaatacaaggaatagaattcgaatttcgcgcccctcaattataaaacagaaaactattattgaacagtttttctgtattgataatacgatttcagcgccatttcattgtcaaatgtgttttctctggccaaaatgtagtctgtttttagtactagcgatatgagggaaTATCTTCAGTCCAGTTGAAAAGAAAGTGTTCTTAACAATACTCGAAAGATACGCATCTACGATAGAAAATAAGAAAACGGACGGCTCTTCACTtcatgcccaaaaattagacttaGCGTGGAATAAGATAACCGAGGATTACAATATTCCACTTCGGAAGCTACACACCCCGTAAGTGATTTCACTTGCATCTATAAATCGTAAATGTATCTGTAATTTTACCCCTTCTGTCCTGAAAATACTTGCTCTTACCATTTCCTCAATAGATTATTGTTGACTAGCACTCTGATATATAGGTACGTACCATCTTTCCTTTCAGTAGCTATTCGTGGAATTGATaatacaattttttcattattttatttatctAATACTACTTCAAGTTTCGAACAAGCAATTAAGGCGATTGTGGGCTAATATGAAGCAACGGCAAAGAGAAACCTTAACCAAAGAACGACAATATCGAAAGGCCGCAGGAGGTGGACCATCCACATCAGATGCTGCCATAGATCCAGATGTAGCAGAAATTGCACCAGCACTAATTGTGGGGATCGACGGTGCTTTGGATTCCGATACAACGATAGGTAGATACTGTTATGGTTtaagttttctaaaaataatttcgtttagtttGTTCAATTAGTATTAGGAACTAGATTTCTGttaaattatatgaaatttattCATCACAGATGCTGTGTTAggatggcatggaaacataaaaaaaaaattgagagttGTCAGTCGGGAATTTGAGAAAAGTCAGTTtagaattgaatttcattttcaagtagcGATTCCGTTGATATGAATAACAAATtaatttataaaatgaaataaaggTATAATAAACGGATCGTAACATTATGGTTCAGTTTCAGTTTCTTTGATGGGAGAAAATCCTAAGATGGAGGTGATATTACACATAAGAAATTAAAGAAGAAAGAAAGACAAATTTGATAGGAACATTGAGATTCTTCAAGTGATATGGAgaaaatttccgaaattttAAAGTGCAACAATATAGTACAACAACAATGAATTCGACCAGTGACAGAGCATCAGATAAGTAGTGTCATAGGAGCTAACTTCCGTGAAGTGATATTCACAGGACAATCAGAGATATAAAGTAAGGTAATTTAGTAATTAGTATTTGAGTGTTTGCactttattattttctgattgATTATAGGTTGTTGattgaatattaaatttttttatatatatcattgataaatatcataaagCACATTGCAGCTGAGAATCCCCTTGAGAAAGAGttaatagaaaaatatttcaaaattcattgaaagttAGTATTAAATCAATTTCAAAAGGTTTTTGAATCCGTTTCaactaaatttaaatttttttattcatgacAGGTTGACAATAAAGGGATTGGTATAAAACGGATCATAAcaaattggcgcccaacgtggggcgaTTTGAGTGATAGAAACACTCAAAATATGGAATCCAGAAACAAGAGTTTAGCTGGAGCACAAGAAAACAATAATTCCATTATACtggattttattttgaagatgAGAGAAGATATGAACAAGAAATTCGATGAACAGTCTAAGAAACTTGCTGAACTTTTTAAGAAATTTGATGAGCATTCCAACAAAGTGGATGAACAATTCATAAAATTGGATGAACAATTTGGGAAATTTGGTCAAAATGGTACGGAAatagaaagaaaaattaaagaatgTGCAGAGAGAATGGAGAAcaaagaaacaaatattttatcaatgGAACAAACAGACAGACGAAATCAGGAGGAATTAGATTTTACAGAGCATTATATTCGAAAAGAGGTACAGGAACAACTGGATGATGACATAAACGAAATAAAGGAGACTGATGAAATACAAAAAGAAACATCAGAAAGAGTCATGTACAAAGAAAATTCTACGTCAGAAATAATCAAGTTAGGGGATAAAAAAtggaatttcaatggaaaagaaaaaggaaaatatACTGTCCTTGTGCCATCAATTAGGAATGTTGAGGAATTGGTAAATCGAGCATTGTCATGGTTCAATGATGAAGAAGGAGCATATATAAGAAAGTGGAATTACACAAGgaacagaaaatggagaatatCATCCAAAAAGTGAGGGAAAAAGTGGAATGGATTGTAGAGAATTATTTAAGGAgaagaaagagaaaaaaatggagaaaacaaaaaaagttcaagaaaaaagatTTAGGCTaataattgatgaatttttttttgtgtgtgtaGAATTCAGtttgttaaatttaaaatgtttattcccaaaattttcaatttgggtaataaatattttaattttggggattttgTTATAGTTTAGATATTTTTCCAGCCGTTGAAGAAAACCATCAATTTAGCCACCTTTTGCCCACACCATCATCCCCACCAGAAACtgagcaatatttcattgaagaaaC from Coccinella septempunctata chromosome 1, icCocSept1.1, whole genome shotgun sequence includes:
- the LOC123306370 gene encoding uncharacterized protein LOC123306370; the protein is MQSSFSSECTSHEIGGTNSDVRREPLDFEDYGSSEDNLLRDSEFESETNIVEQETKLKNLEEKLKSRKRIRSESKWKKNKRKYLRASGQSYTNVKGETVRAKIFFPADNCCKLECFKVIGPEIQTDIHNKFYGLANFDAQTGYIFSQVKVKPVARHYSSTAASSTNKSKYLTREYYLPNSEGSDVRICKNFFKKILMVSDGKIDRTLKKIESVCDFIRSFPTYISHYSRNKTDRKYLSPDLNIRILYTEYKKKTANPVSEFKFRDVFNTKFDLHFHPPIVDSCKTCDSLQNKIKYEVDEGKKQQLNFQLELHQRKAQQLRDAMNKDAGISKDEVTVIAFDLMKTLPTPVISTGITYYKRQLWTYCLGVHNLQSTEATMFVWDESIASRGAQEIGSCLMNYIRHNVKTKKVIMYSDGFGGQNRNIKMALICQYMAQSQEFEVDEIQHNFLVDNKGIGIKRIITNWRPTWGDLSDRNTQNMESRNKSLAGAQENNNSIILDFILKMREDMNKKFDEQSKKLAELFKKFDEHSNKVDEQFIKLDEQFGKFGQNGTEIERKIKECAERMENKETNILSMEQTDRRNQEELDFTEHYIRKEVQEQLDDDINEIKETDEIQKETSERVMYKENSTSEIIKLGDKKWNFNGKEKGKYTVLVPSIRNVEELPLKKTINLATFCPHHHPHQKLSNISLKKQRLPQFLIYVQYNLRYNTQRNLQFYTHLHDANT